Genomic window (Syngnathus scovelli strain Florida chromosome 14, RoL_Ssco_1.2, whole genome shotgun sequence):
AACAGCCAAGGAAGGGTTACAGGGGGTTGATGTGGTCAGAGCAGGTGCCGCTGACGTTGGAAACCCCATAAAGAGCGCTGGAGCTAGGCCCTGCCGTCCCCAACGGCAGGCAGCACTCTTCCCGTCTGACCTCCACCTCAGCGGACCCAGCGTGCCTTCCGCATGCGTCACCTCCAACACCGGCTCACCTCAATCACCATTATAGAGCCCCGCCTTTTTCTTCGGCAAAGGAAAATATTATTCCCCTCACTCTGCAAAAACCAAGCGATACGTGGTGCGTTCTGATCTGATGGCCTGGCGCTACGTTTGAATGTGAATTACATAATTGTTATGGTTTGCGAGAGCAAAAGCCTTTAATGGATACCACATGAGAGCTCTGTCGCTCTGTGTTTGAGCGTTATATGGAGACAAATTTCCACAGGCATTCCATTTGAAGGTACTTCAAAAAGTCCTCACTGTCCCTGACATTTCGGAACCAGTTTTTAGCTCTATAATGGCTCAGATTTAGTTCCGAACTCCTGTTGTTGAGCAGAAGAATGCTCTCCTGAGCTTTGGGCTGTTCCCAATTTGCTGGATGTTTGGTGAGGTGTGTTATATTTACTACTTCTTATCCCTCTCTTGTTTTCCAGAGATGTTTGGTATTTAGACGGCCGACTGGTGCTGATCCTCATTACGTTATGTGTGGTGCTTCCCCTCGCGATGTTTCCTAAAATTGGTGAGGAAACAAGTCGAGTGGCAGCGTTCGAACGCTCCTCGGTCACATATGTTTTGCCCTTTAAGGCTTCCTGGGCTACACTAGCAGCCTGGCCTTCTTTTTCATGCTCTACTTTGTCATTGTGGTGAGTTgtaatttttttcctcctttttgtttgtctgtttttttaacGATTTGCCTCCTCCTCAGGTTGTGGTCAAGAAATGGTCCATCCCCTGCCCGCTACCACAAAACGTAACATGCCAGGTAATTTGAAGTTTCTGAAGTAGGTCACGTAAGATGCCAATGTTGTGTGACAGTGGCGGTCTAGactaaaaaaaagggggggggggggggggggttctgcttGATAAGGACCAGAGAGGGTGTGCGGAGTGAGTGCTACCTTAGGGGAAGGAAGTTCAGGTGACCCCACCTCCTCATCCCCTCAGCCTGGAAGTGACCTCTGGCCTCTTTTATTATACAAACCACACTAGAACTCCAGACCTGGCTTGGGTTAACTTAGAGCTTTGTTTACTTTTCAACCCCAAACTGCCAATCAGTGgaattctgcttttttttttccccccccagcaGGACGAATACAGTGAAGCCATTTCTTTCAGAGTCAAACTGTCACAACCATCAAAACTTTATTGGCTCCGTATGTGTGAACATTTTCATTAAAGGAACTTAATAAATGTgtgggaaaaaatcttgaaaatttAAACTATTcatttctaaaacaaaaaaaacgaaaatCGTAGTCCTATTGATGTCCTACAATCTTTCATTGTATTTGCCATTTGTCATCTTGTCTCGGTGATAACAGACTCCCACTTCTGTCCTTGTTTGTGCAGGTATCAAATTCCTCTGACATGGAATGCACGCCGAGACTTTTCATTGTCTCCAGTCGGGTATGTACATCAAATAAGTCCTCCCTGCCATACACacgtgcatacacacacactcagtaaAAACAAGAGGTGGCTGTGAGAAGTCATTAAAAGTGTCTGCTCCAGTCTGCAAGTTCTGCTGACATGTCACACTTTCACCATGACTCACGTATGCATGTAGAAAGCTCATCACGGGCATGCTTTCAGCTTTAAAGTTAATTAATTCTGAGAAAATACAACTATGATGATTCCTCGTGTTAGCTGATAGTTTTCTCAAAGCCACGCCGGTGTGTATTTTCAGGGTGCCTACGCTATCCCGACCATGGCCTTCTCTTTTTTGTGCCACACAGCTGTCCTTCCAATCTACTGTGAACTGGACCGGTCagttatacaatttatttattgtttgcaTGTTGGAAGAAAAAGTCAAATGAAAAATTGAGAAATCCATGTAAGTTCTCCATCTCTCACCCGGAACCCATCATTGTGCTTCATATCTTCCTTCTCCTTCGCTTTTTCAGGCCGAGCAAATCGAGGATGCAGAATGTTGCCATTGTCAGCATCAGCCTCAGTTTTCTGCTTTACTTGGTTTCGGCACTTTTTGGCTACCTCACCTTCTACGGTAGACCGCAACACAGTCCACACCAAACCAGTCCAGCAAAACCTCATGCTCCATTTGTTTGTGTCTACCCTCAGCTCATGTGAAGTCTGAGCTTTTGCTCAGCTACAATGCGTACATGCCACGTGACGTCTTGGTGATGACGGTTCGGCTCGCCATCCTCATTTCAGTGCTGCTGACCGTACCAGTCATCCACTTTCCTGTGAGTAGCAAGTACCCAATTGTGTTTTTCTGACTCAAGTGTAATCTCTAGCTCTTCACCTCGGTATGTATGTGTTTGTATTTTCAAGGCTCGTAAGGCCGTGATCTTAGTGCTACGTGGAAATCGTCCATTTTCCTGGTTGACCCACATCATGACAACTCTGGTCATCCTGGGAGTGGTGCTCTTGCTGGCCATCTTTGTGCCTGATATTCGAAACGTGTTTGGAGTAGTGGGTAGGTATTGATGTTGTTGGATTTATCATTATCTGATGTAGCGCTCTGATG
Coding sequences:
- the slc38a6 gene encoding probable sodium-coupled neutral amino acid transporter 6 isoform X2; its protein translation is MTMQTRDFTAKQPPESQRGTKHRLCCQIILLILVSSLAGYSIHLLLKLCDLTGISSYEDLGGRALKKTGTVLVGITILIQNVGAMSSYLFILKSELPAAISSILSPDQSGDVWYLDGRLVLILITLCVVLPLAMFPKIGFLGYTSSLAFFFMLYFVIVVVVKKWSIPCPLPQNVTCQVSNSSDMECTPRLFIVSSRGAYAIPTMAFSFLCHTAVLPIYCELDRPSKSRMQNVAIVSISLSFLLYLVSALFGYLTFYAHVKSELLLSYNAYMPRDVLVMTVRLAILISVLLTVPVIHFPARKAVILVLRGNRPFSWLTHIMTTLVILGVVLLLAIFVPDIRNVFGVVGSTTSSCLLFVFPGLFYLKISRQPLRSLDSIGAMFLVAFGLVVGVISLSGIIFTWVQRF
- the slc38a6 gene encoding probable sodium-coupled neutral amino acid transporter 6 isoform X1; the encoded protein is MSTNDDNANSGLYSQTAPRESEGNETSPLLPNISSARGASFAFSVFNLMNAIMGSGILGLAYVMASTGILSFCILLILVSSLAGYSIHLLLKLCDLTGISSYEDLGGRALKKTGTVLVGITILIQNVGAMSSYLFILKSELPAAISSILSPDQSGDVWYLDGRLVLILITLCVVLPLAMFPKIGFLGYTSSLAFFFMLYFVIVVVVKKWSIPCPLPQNVTCQVSNSSDMECTPRLFIVSSRGAYAIPTMAFSFLCHTAVLPIYCELDRPSKSRMQNVAIVSISLSFLLYLVSALFGYLTFYAHVKSELLLSYNAYMPRDVLVMTVRLAILISVLLTVPVIHFPARKAVILVLRGNRPFSWLTHIMTTLVILGVVLLLAIFVPDIRNVFGVVGSTTSSCLLFVFPGLFYLKISRQPLRSLDSIGAMFLVAFGLVVGVISLSGIIFTWVQRF